The proteins below come from a single Roseiflexus sp. RS-1 genomic window:
- a CDS encoding HNH endonuclease, translated as MGQRVLVLNASYEPLQFISVRRAIVLLLQDKAELVEAAQQRLRARGISLEVPLVIRLVRYIRIPRRMRLPCSRRSILLRDRETCQYCGAQPGRAHLTVDHVVPRSRGGETTWENVVTACRDCNHRKGGRTPEEAGMTLLTIPRQPQYVAFALLGELERHDVWRKYAYT; from the coding sequence TTGGGGCAACGAGTTCTTGTTCTCAACGCAAGCTACGAGCCGCTACAGTTTATTTCTGTTCGTCGCGCGATCGTTCTCTTGCTGCAGGATAAAGCAGAGCTGGTCGAAGCTGCCCAGCAGCGTCTTCGCGCGCGCGGCATCTCCCTCGAAGTTCCGCTGGTTATCAGGCTGGTGCGATATATCCGCATCCCTCGTCGCATGCGTCTCCCCTGTTCACGGCGCAGTATCCTGCTGCGCGACCGGGAGACGTGTCAGTACTGCGGTGCGCAGCCTGGTCGCGCTCACCTGACGGTCGACCACGTGGTGCCGCGTTCCCGTGGCGGTGAGACAACCTGGGAAAATGTGGTGACTGCCTGTCGCGACTGCAATCACCGCAAAGGTGGGCGCACGCCGGAAGAAGCCGGCATGACCCTGCTGACCATTCCTCGCCAGCCGCAGTATGTCGCTTTTGCGCTCCTTGGTGAACTCGAACGCCACGATGTGTGGCGAAAATACGCATATACATAA